In Sphaerisporangium krabiense, the DNA window TGCTCAGGCAGACCAGCACGGGGGCGCGCAGCGCGACGGGGTGCTCGTCCCAGGCGTAGGCGCTGGCGCCCCGGCCGCCGCGCGGGTTGCTCTCGACCCAGCTCTTGATCAGCTCGGTGGCGCGGTCGAGGTAGGCCTGCTCGCCGGAGGTCTCGTAGTCGGCGACCAGCCTGCCCACCCAGCGCAGCGAGGCGAAGACCATGTCCCAGGAGCGGTTCTTGTAGGGGCTCCACTTCCAGTTGATCCTCTCGCCGATCTTCACGGGCGGGAGGTCGAGGAACTGCACCTCGCCCGACATGACCTGGGTGGAGGTCGGGGTGGAGGGCAGCCAGTCGCCCTGGCATTCCGCCGTGCGCCTGGCCTGGGCCGTGCGGGTGTCCAGGGTTCCGGCGCCGGCCGGGGCGGCCTGCGAGAGGGCGGCGCCGGCCAGGAGGAGCGTCAAGAGAGTACCGGCAGCTCGAATGCGGCGGCGCACGCCGATTTCCTTCCGTGACCAGGGGTGGGGGGCGGATCATGCTTGCCGAATCACACCAGACCGGTCAAGAGGCCCGCATCACAACAGTCACATTGTTAACAAACCGGGTCATCTACGCCCGGGGGATAGCGGTCACATTCGGACCGCAATGTGCGGCAGGCTTGAGGGCATGGCCAACACGAGCTCGCGCACGCTGCGGCTGCTGTCCCTGCTCCAGACCCACCGCTACTGGCCGGGCTCCGAGCTCGCCGACCGGCTCGGCGTCTCGGTCCGCACGCTGCGCCGCGACGTGGACCGGCTGCGTGAGCTCGGCTATCCCGTCGAGGCCCACCGCGGGGTGGACGGCGGCTACCAGCTCGCCCCCGGCGCCGCGCTGCCCCCGCTGCTGGTGGACGACGAGGAGGCCGTGGCGCTGGCCGTCGGCCTGCGCCTGGCCGCGCAGGGGGCGATCGCGGGCATCGAGGAGTCCTCCGTGCGCGCGCTGACCAAGGTCGTGCAGGTCATGCCGCCCCGCCTGCGCAACCGCATCGAGGCCCTGCGCGCGGCCACGCTGCCCACCGTATGGGGCGCGGGCCCGACCGTCGACGCGGGGACGCTCACCACCGTGGCCCAGGCGTGCCGGGACGAGGAGCGCCTGCGCTTCACCTACACCGCGCGGGCGGGCGAGGCGAGCGAACGGCACGTCGAGCCGCACCGGCTGGTCCCGCTCGGCCGCCGCTGGTACCTCGTGGCCTACGACCTCACCCGGCACGACTGGCGCAGCTTCCGCCTCGACCGGCTGAGCGACCCGCGCGGCACGCGGGACCGCTTCCGCCCGCGCGAGCTGCCCGCCGAGGACGCCGCCGCGTTCGTCCGCGCGGGCATCGACACGCTGACCACCCAGCACTCCGTCGAGATCATCGTGCACGCGCCCGTTGAGACGGTCCGCAAGCGCCTCGGCTGGTGGGCGACGGTCGAACCCCTGGACCCGGAGCGCTGCCGTCTGCGGATGAGCGTGGACAGCATGGACTGGCCGGTGTTCGCGCTCGGCGCCACCGGGGCGGACTTCGAGGTCGTCCACCCGCCCGAACTGTCCGACCGGCTCCGCGAATGGGGCACCCGCTTCCTGCGGTCCACGGGCGCGGCGGGCACGTGATCCCTCCTGCGATCCGGACGGATTCTGTCCTCTATCGCCGCTAGCGTCGGACGTGTCGAAGCAACCCCCTGAGGAGGAAGCGCCGGTCATGAGCGAAAGATCCGCGGTCTCCCTGCGCACGCTGAACCGGACGCTGCTGGAGCGCCAGCACCTGCTGCGCCGCAGCACGGGCACGGCCCTGGACGTCGTCCGGCACCTGGGCCCGGTGCAGGGACAGGAGCACAACGCGCCGTACATCGGCCTGTGGACGCGGATCGCGGGCTTCCGTCACGACGACCTCGCCGCCCTGCTGCACGACCGGAGCGTGGTGCGCGGCACCTTGATCCGCATGACCCAGCACCTGGCCGCCGCGGAGGACTACCTGCGGCTGCGCCCGCTGATCCAGCCCGCGCTGACCCGCATGGCCTTCCAGGGCACCGGCGCCGAGGTGGCCGGCCTCGGCGCCGCCAAGATCGCCGAGGTGGCGGCGGAGCTGCTCGGCGACCGTACGATGCGCCGGCCCGAGCTCGGCCGCCTGCTCGCCGAACGGTTCCCCGGGTACGGGACCGCCGCGCTGACCCGGACCGCGCACTGCCTCGTCGCGCAGATCCACCCGCCGCCCAGCGGCCTGTGGGGCGGCTGGGCCGGGCGCGGGGCCGTCCCGTGCGCGCTCGCCGAGCGGTGGATCGGCCGTCCCCTGGAGGAGCCGCGCCCCGAGGCGCCCGAGGAGATGGTCCTGCGCTACCTGGCCGCGTTCGGCCCGGCCACGGTGAAGGACGTCCAGCTCTGGTCCGGCGTCACCCGCCTGCGCGAGGTGGTCGAACGGCTCCGCCTCGGCCTGCGCGTCCTGCGCGGCGAGCGGGGCGGCGAGCTGTTCGACCTCCCGGACGCCGTGCTCGCCGACCCGGAGGTCCCCGCGCCGCCGCGCTTCCTGCCCGCCTACGACAACGTCCTCATCGGCCACGCCGACCGGACGCGGATCATCGCCGACGAGCACCGCCCGGCCGTGATGGCCGGCCGGGCGCTGGTGCTGCCCACGTTCCTGCTCGACGGCTTCGTCCGGGGCACGTGGGAGGTGGACGGCCGCTCGCTGAGGATCAGCCCCTTCGCGCCGCTGCGGGACGCCGAGGCCGCGGAGCTGCTCGCCGAGGCCGAACGTCTGCTGGACTTCGTCGCGCCCGCCGCCGAGCGCGCCGCGTGGACCACCGCGCTCGGCTGAGCCTTTCGGCCCGGGACCGCGGCGGTGGCCCGGCCCCGCCGGGCGCCGCGGGCGTCGTGGTGTTCAGGCGTCCTTGCGGCCGGCGGACTGGACGACCTCGAACGTCCACAGCTCCGACCCGGTCGCCGCGGGACCGCCGTGCCCGTGCCCCTGTCCGTGCCCCTGTCCGTGGCCGTGGCCCTGGGCGGCGGCGTCGGCGGCGGCTCGGGCGTGGCCGGCCTGGAAGGCCTCGCTTCGCTGCCAGGCCTCGAAGTCCTCCTCGCTGCGCCAGCGGGTGTAGACGAGGTACCTGTCGGTGCCCTCGACCGGCCGCAGCAGCTCGAACCACTCGAACCCGTCCGACGACTCGACCATCCCGGCGCGGTCGCCGAACCTGCTCTCCAGGGCCGCGCGCATCTCGGCCGGCACGGACAGAACGTTGATCTTCACAACCGACATGGCCACTCCCTCGTCAGACGGATCTCCCGGGACGGCACGCCGAGGCGGGCCGTCCACTGAGGCCCACCCTATGATCCGGCCCTCCCGCCCCTCGGCCCGCCGGGTCACGGCACGCCAGGACGGTCCGCCGGCCGGTGGCCGATGCGGCGCGCGGCGGCGGTGTGCGTGCCGGTTTCGCGGCGGCACTAGCCTTGTGGGGTGCGTATCGCAAGGTTCTCCACAGGTGAGGGCGTCGCGTTCGGCGTGGTCGAAGGCGCCCAGGGCGAAGAGTTCGTCTCCAGGATCGACGGGCATCCGTTCGCGGCGATCCAGTTCACCGGCGAGCGGTACCCGCTCCAAGAGGTGCGTCTGGTCACGCCGATGCTGCCCAGCAAGGTCATCGCGGTCGGAAAGAACTACGCCGGGCACATCCGCGAGATGGGCGGCGAGGCGCCGGTCGAGCCGCTGATCTTCG includes these proteins:
- a CDS encoding helix-turn-helix transcriptional regulator — translated: MANTSSRTLRLLSLLQTHRYWPGSELADRLGVSVRTLRRDVDRLRELGYPVEAHRGVDGGYQLAPGAALPPLLVDDEEAVALAVGLRLAAQGAIAGIEESSVRALTKVVQVMPPRLRNRIEALRAATLPTVWGAGPTVDAGTLTTVAQACRDEERLRFTYTARAGEASERHVEPHRLVPLGRRWYLVAYDLTRHDWRSFRLDRLSDPRGTRDRFRPRELPAEDAAAFVRAGIDTLTTQHSVEIIVHAPVETVRKRLGWWATVEPLDPERCRLRMSVDSMDWPVFALGATGADFEVVHPPELSDRLREWGTRFLRSTGAAGT
- a CDS encoding winged helix DNA-binding domain-containing protein, which translates into the protein MSERSAVSLRTLNRTLLERQHLLRRSTGTALDVVRHLGPVQGQEHNAPYIGLWTRIAGFRHDDLAALLHDRSVVRGTLIRMTQHLAAAEDYLRLRPLIQPALTRMAFQGTGAEVAGLGAAKIAEVAAELLGDRTMRRPELGRLLAERFPGYGTAALTRTAHCLVAQIHPPPSGLWGGWAGRGAVPCALAERWIGRPLEEPRPEAPEEMVLRYLAAFGPATVKDVQLWSGVTRLREVVERLRLGLRVLRGERGGELFDLPDAVLADPEVPAPPRFLPAYDNVLIGHADRTRIIADEHRPAVMAGRALVLPTFLLDGFVRGTWEVDGRSLRISPFAPLRDAEAAELLAEAERLLDFVAPAAERAAWTTALG
- a CDS encoding antibiotic biosynthesis monooxygenase family protein, which produces MSVVKINVLSVPAEMRAALESRFGDRAGMVESSDGFEWFELLRPVEGTDRYLVYTRWRSEEDFEAWQRSEAFQAGHARAAADAAAQGHGHGQGHGQGHGHGGPAATGSELWTFEVVQSAGRKDA